The following DNA comes from Desulfuromonadales bacterium.
GGGGAGCAGCGCCACCGCCGTCAATCCCGGCGAGAGCCGCAGCAGCATGACCAGGGTGAAGGCGTAGAGCAGGGCGGTGTTGATCAGCGTCAGCACGCCGAAACCGGCGAACATCCGCACATTGGCCAGGTCGTTGGTGAAACGCGAGAGGAGGTCGCCGGTGCGGTGCCGGTCCAGGAAGCGGGCGTCGACGGCGAGCAGCCGGGCCAGCAGGTCGCGGCGCAGATCGACCTCGATCCAGCGGGCGGCATGCAGGTAGCGCCGCCGGGAAAGAATGCGGGTCGCGCCGCGCACCAGGGCCACGGCCATCAGCACGCCGGCAAGCAGCGGCAGTTCGCCGGGGCGGCCGGCGGCCACGGCATCAACGCCCAGCTTGAGCAGCCAGGGGATGAGCAGGGAGAGGACGTTGGTCGCTGCCAGCCAGAGGAGCCCGACCAGGAGGGCGCCGCGGTAGGCATCGAGGTAGGGGAGCAGGCGGCGCAGGGTGCTCACGCCGCACCCTCCCCCGGGGGCGGTGCGGCCTGACCGGCGAAGGCCGGATGGCCGCGCAGCAGCTCGAGCAGCAGGTCGGCGGCGACGCCGTTGGCGATGCCGGTGCCGAGGGAGAAGAGGAGCAGGAAGGGGAAGAGGGTCCAGATGCCGTCGTGCCGGATCAGCAGCAGCCAGGCGATCAGCACCTGCCCGGCGGCATGGCCGGCGGCGCCGAGAACCGAGACGCCGACCGGCCCGAGACGGCGGCCGGCGAGGGCCCGCGCCCCGGTCATCAGGGCGACGGCCGCCACGCCCCCGGAAAGGGAGAGGAGAAACCCGGGGGAGAAGAGGGTGCCGAGAAAGAGGGAGCCGACCGCGATCCGCGCCAGGGTGACGCTCCAGGCGGCGCGCCCCCCGTAGAGGAAGAGGGCGGTGAGGGTGAGGATGTTGGCGAAGCCGAGGCGGAACCAGGGCGCGGGGGACGGCAGCAGCGCCTCGAGGGTGTGCAGGGCCACCGCCAGGGCGATGAAGAGGGCGAGAAAGATCCGGCGGCGGATGCGCTCGAGTTCGGCAGGATCAACGGCTGAGGAGATCATAGTCCTTCGCTTCGTCGCCGGCATCCCCCTCGATATGCAGCAGCAGCGCATTGGGGACGCAGGCGATCAGTTCCCCCCGGCGGGAGACCTCTCCCATCCCCATGCAGACCTTGTTCGGGCAGGAGGCGGCGGCAATGCAGGCCCGGCCCTGGCGGATCGCCACGACCGTCTCCCCGTGCGGGCCGGGGAGGGCAACGGTGCGGTCGTCCCGGAGCGGCGCGGTGAAGACGACCCGCCCCTCCTGCTCCACCACCACCTGCGCGCCCCGCGGCCGCTGGCCGACCAGAAAGAAGGCGGCGCCGACGCCCAGCAGCAGGATCAGGACCACCAGCCGGTCGAGGGGGGTCAGCCGCCGCCAGATCGCCTTCAGCGCCACGTCAGCCTCGCCTCCAGCCCCGGCGTCACGTGCGGCGTACCGTCGGCGGCGACGATCAGTCCCTCCGTCGCCGGGAAGCGCCGCAGCAGGGCGAGCCCCTCTTCCGGGCCGAGGACGAAGGCGGCGGTGGACAGGGCATCGGCGAGGGCGGCGCTCGGCGTCACCACCGTCACGCTCCGGCAGCGGCCGGCCGGGTAGCCGGTGCGCGGATCGAAGATGTGGTGGTAGCGGACGCCGTCCCGCTCGAAGAACCGCTCGTAATCGCCCGAGGTCGACACGGAGGTGTCGGCCAGCGCCAGCAGCGCCAGCTGCCCGGCGGCATCCCGGGGGTGCTGCACGGCGATGCGCCAGGGGCGGCCCCCGTGGTCGCCGATCAGCCGGATGTTGCCGCCGGCGTTGACCGCCGCGCTCTCGATCCCGGCCCGGCGCAGCAGTTCGACGGCCCGGTCGACGGCATACCCCTTGGCGATGGCGCCGAGATCGACGGCCAGGGTCGGCTGCGCCTTCTCGACCCGGCGGCCGTCGAGACGCAGGTCGCGCAGGCCGGTGCCGGCGAGGGCCTGGCGGATCTCCGCGGGAGTCGGCACCCGCGGGGCTTCCGTCTCGATCCCCCAGAGTTCCTTGAGCCGTCCCATCCCCATGTCGAAAGCGCCGCCGCTTTCGGCGGCGACCTGCAGCCCGAGGGCGATGACTTCGGCCGTCTCCGGAGCAACCTCGGCCCCTTGCTCCGCAGCGCTCAGGCGGGCGACGTCGCTCCCCTCCCCCGCCGGCCGCATCAGGGCCTCGATTCTGGCCATCTCCGCAAAGGCGTCGGCCACCGCCGCTTCCAGCCGGCCCGGGTCGGCGCCGAAGGCGGAGATCTCCACCACCGTCCCCATCAGGATGCGGCTGCGGCTGAGCTGCTGCGGCCGTTCCCCGGCGCAGCGCTGCAGCGCCAGGAAACCGAGCAGGGCAAGGAGCAGGAGGATGACCAGCGGGCGGGTGAGGGACAAGGAGTCTATTCCTCGACGATTTCGCCGATCAGATCGTACTCGGAGGAATCGGTGATGCGCAAAGGGACGATGGCGCCGATATCGGCCTGGCCGCTGGTGATGTAGACCAGGCCGTCGACGTCGGGCGCCTGGCGGACGCTGCGGCCGCGCAGCAGCAGCTCGGTCTCCTCGCTGAAGCCTTCCACCAGCACCGGCTCGACGTTGCCGACGAGGGCCCGGTTCTTGCGGAAGGAGACCCGGCTCTGCGCCTTCATCAGCTTTTGGTAGCGACTCTTCTTGGTGCGCTCCGGAATCTGGCTTTCGAGGGTGGCGGCAGCCGTCCCCTCCTCCCGCGAGTAGCGGAAAACCCCGACCCGTTCGAAATGCCCCTCGTTGACGAAGTCGAGCAGGGCGCCAAACTGCTCCTCGGTCTCGCCGGGGAAGCCGACGATAAAGGAGGTGCGCAGGGTGATGTCGGGCACCCGCCGGCGGATCCGTGCCAGCAGTTCGCGGATGGCGGCCTGGTCGACGCGGCGGTTCATCATGGCGAGGATGGTGTCGTCGACGTGCTGCAGGGGAACGTCGAGGTAGTTGCAGATCTTCTCCTCGGCGGCCATCAGGTCGAGCAGCTCGTCGCTGATGCCGTCGGGATAGGCATAGAGCAGGCGCAGCCACTGCAGACCCTCGATCCTGACCAGCTCACGCAGCAGCTCCTCCAGGCGGGCGCCGTCATCGCGGTCGGCGCCGTAGGCGGTGACATCCTGGGCGATCAGGTTCACTTCCTTGACCCCGGCGCCGACCAGCCGCCGCACCTCCTCGACGACCGAGGCGACGGAACGGGACCGAAGAGTGCCGCGCAGCTGCGGAATGATGCAGTAGGAGCAGTGGTTGACGCACCCCTCGGCGATCTTGACGTAGGTCGAGTAGAACGGCGAGGACTGGACGCGCGGCGTCGTGTGGTCGTAGAGGTATTCGGGCAGGCCGACCGACTGCAGCGTCTCCTTGCCGCGGCTGCGGGCATCGAGCAGCTCGACGATGCGCGGCGCATCCCCCGTCCCCATGAAGAGATCGACCTCCGGCAGCTCCTTGGCCAGTTCCTCCTGGTAGCGCTGGGGGAGGCAACCGGTCACCACCAGCAGGCGGCAGCGGCCGCTCTTCTTGTGGTCGGCCACCTCGAGGATGGTCTCCACCGACTCCTCCTTCGCCTCCTTGATGAAGGAGCAGGTGTTGACGATGATGATGTCGGCCTGGGCCTCGTCGGTGACGATCTCGAACCGGTCGGCGGGCAGATGCCCCAGCATGACCTCGGCATCGACCAGGTTTTTCGGACAGCCGAGGCTGACCAGACTCACTTTCTGTTTCATGGATTTCCTGTTATTGGCGGAAGTTGATGAATTGCAGCTCGATCCCCACATCCTTCCCCTTGAGGAACTGGATGGCCTCCTGCAGATCGTCGATCTGTTTTCCCGTCACCCGCACCTGGTCTTCCATGATCTGCGGCTGCACCTTGAGCTTGGTCTCCTTGATCAGGGCGATGATCTCCTTCCCCTTCTCCTTGGAGATGCCCTGGACGATGCCGACCTTCTGCCGCACCGCACCGCCGGAGGCCGGCTCCTTCTTGGCGAAATCGAGGCATTTGGCCGAAACGCCGCGTTTGACCAGCTTCCCCTTGAGGATGTCGACCACCGCCTGCAGCTTGTAGTCGTCGGCCGCCAGGATGTTGATGGCGTCCTTCTCCAGGGCGATCTCGTTGTGCGTCCCCTTGAAGTCGTAGCGCTGCTCGATCTCCTTGCGGGTCTGGTTGACGGCGTTGTCGACCTCCTGCATGTCGACCTTGGAAACGATGTCGAAACTCGGCATGGGCAATCCTCCGCTGC
Coding sequences within:
- a CDS encoding ABC transporter transmembrane domain-containing protein, giving the protein MSTLRRLLPYLDAYRGALLVGLLWLAATNVLSLLIPWLLKLGVDAVAAGRPGELPLLAGVLMAVALVRGATRILSRRRYLHAARWIEVDLRRDLLARLLAVDARFLDRHRTGDLLSRFTNDLANVRMFAGFGVLTLINTALLYAFTLVMLLRLSPGLTAVALLP
- a CDS encoding Gx transporter family protein, whose product is MISSAVDPAELERIRRRIFLALFIALAVALHTLEALLPSPAPWFRLGFANILTLTALFLYGGRAAWSVTLARIAVGSLFLGTLFSPGFLLSLSGGVAAVALMTGARALAGRRLGPVGVSVLGAAGHAAGQVLIAWLLLIRHDGIWTLFPFLLLFSLGTGIANGVAADLLLELLRGHPAFAGQAAPPPGEGAA
- a CDS encoding NusG domain II-containing protein, with the translated sequence MALKAIWRRLTPLDRLVVLILLLGVGAAFFLVGQRPRGAQVVVEQEGRVVFTAPLRDDRTVALPGPHGETVVAIRQGRACIAAASCPNKVCMGMGEVSRRGELIACVPNALLLHIEGDAGDEAKDYDLLSR
- a CDS encoding FAD:protein FMN transferase; this translates as MSLTRPLVILLLLALLGFLALQRCAGERPQQLSRSRILMGTVVEISAFGADPGRLEAAVADAFAEMARIEALMRPAGEGSDVARLSAAEQGAEVAPETAEVIALGLQVAAESGGAFDMGMGRLKELWGIETEAPRVPTPAEIRQALAGTGLRDLRLDGRRVEKAQPTLAVDLGAIAKGYAVDRAVELLRRAGIESAAVNAGGNIRLIGDHGGRPWRIAVQHPRDAAGQLALLALADTSVSTSGDYERFFERDGVRYHHIFDPRTGYPAGRCRSVTVVTPSAALADALSTAAFVLGPEEGLALLRRFPATEGLIVAADGTPHVTPGLEARLTWR
- the rimO gene encoding 30S ribosomal protein S12 methylthiotransferase RimO translates to MKQKVSLVSLGCPKNLVDAEVMLGHLPADRFEIVTDEAQADIIIVNTCSFIKEAKEESVETILEVADHKKSGRCRLLVVTGCLPQRYQEELAKELPEVDLFMGTGDAPRIVELLDARSRGKETLQSVGLPEYLYDHTTPRVQSSPFYSTYVKIAEGCVNHCSYCIIPQLRGTLRSRSVASVVEEVRRLVGAGVKEVNLIAQDVTAYGADRDDGARLEELLRELVRIEGLQWLRLLYAYPDGISDELLDLMAAEEKICNYLDVPLQHVDDTILAMMNRRVDQAAIRELLARIRRRVPDITLRTSFIVGFPGETEEQFGALLDFVNEGHFERVGVFRYSREEGTAAATLESQIPERTKKSRYQKLMKAQSRVSFRKNRALVGNVEPVLVEGFSEETELLLRGRSVRQAPDVDGLVYITSGQADIGAIVPLRITDSSEYDLIGEIVEE
- a CDS encoding YajQ family cyclic di-GMP-binding protein is translated as MPSFDIVSKVDMQEVDNAVNQTRKEIEQRYDFKGTHNEIALEKDAINILAADDYKLQAVVDILKGKLVKRGVSAKCLDFAKKEPASGGAVRQKVGIVQGISKEKGKEIIALIKETKLKVQPQIMEDQVRVTGKQIDDLQEAIQFLKGKDVGIELQFINFRQ